Proteins encoded by one window of Scatophagus argus isolate fScaArg1 chromosome 8, fScaArg1.pri, whole genome shotgun sequence:
- the phf8 gene encoding histone lysine demethylase PHF8 isoform X1, protein MASVPVYCLCRLPYDVTRFMIECDICQDWFHGSCVGVEEDKAAEIDLYHCPNCQVTHGPSVMRKRRGGNKQTDYGAAGARDPSRPVKTGSPQFVRELRSRTFPNADEVLLKPSGAQLTVEFLEEHSFSVPVMVLRRDGLGMTLPPSSFSVSDVEHHIGADKEIDVIDVSRQCDLKMRLGDFVEYYNSPNRERVLNVISLEFSETRLSNLVETPKIVRKLSWVENLWPEESVFERPNVQKYCLMGVKDSYTDFHIDFGGTSVWYHVLKGEKIFYLISPTPANLALFERWSSSSNQNEMFFGDQVDMCYKCSVKQGNTLFIPTGWIHAVLTPVDCLAFGGNFLHSLNIDMQLRAYEIEKRLSTADLFRFPNFETVCWYVGKHLLDTFRGLRENRRHPATYLVHGAKALNNAFRSWTRKEALAEHEVEIPETINTQTLVKDLAKEIRLVEDIFQQNIGRTGPQFPGSPLSKAPLTTSQNSGRPPGKKKGPKPKEVLGGLGLPGTKKKSQKGLLKAEAGELDLIEIHTKHTLKKFQPGKSKNKNKLDMPLEEFEGKLNKSKLKLVLTNGKIQGKKDGSSNGAGSAGKYKHLAMEGSSLSDLESEDELQIDETPPPRRKPAGPSKKKKLSGLPRKLPRAKPCSDPNRVREPGEVDFDIEEDYTTDEEALAAHGVKGGAGGILDLLKASKQVAGLDSAALSEEAPASPSTRDAIQGMLSMANPPSSSSSSSSSSPLSISGGLTEGLGKVKEKGGRAVWVTGGVKKTGSPEKKPVIERPGKRPIKRPARHLSDEESPDEQETLGTCFKDSDYVYPSLESDEEDHANKAKMKRKKNWDDTPWSPKARVMPTLPKQDRPAREGARVASVETGLAAAAAKLAQQEQQKPAKRKYTKKQRPPAPVVTPLPVQTEPAPPSPPPAPESAADFSPERRMDYFSASLLDHEYTAGPGPFGPGGPRGSGAMAPGVFLTSRRPSLSPQNSSSHSGASPAGLASQGTTGVGQGRRPKKGLATAKQRLGKILKIHRNGKLLL, encoded by the exons atgGCATCAGTGCCAGTGTACTGCTTGTGTCGCCTACCATATGATGTCACGCGCTTCATGATTGAGTGTGACATTTGTCAAGACTGGTTCCATGGAAG ctgTGTTGGAGTGGAGGAGGACAAAGCAGCTGAGATTGACCTGTATCACTGCCCCAACTGTCAGGTCACCCATGGGCCCTCTGTCA tgcGCAAACGCCGTGGAGGCAATAAGCAGACAGATTATGGTGCTGCTGGAGCAAGAGATCCAAGTCGGCCTGTTAAGACAGGCAGTCCACAGTTTGTTAGGGAGCTACGGAGCCGCACCTTCCCAAA TGCTGATGAAGTCTTGCTAAAGCCGTCTGGGGCTCAGCTGACAGTTGAGTTCCTGGAAGAGCATTCATTCAGTGTTCCTGTCATGGTGCTAAGGCGGGATGGCCTTGGTATGACCCTTCCTCCATCATCATTCAGCGTCAGTGATGTCGAGCACCACATCG GCGCAGACAAAGAGATTGATGTAATTGATGTGTCTCGTCAGTGTGACCTGAAGATGCGGTTGGGAGATTTTGTTGAATACTACAACAGTcccaacagagagagagtgcttAATGTCATCAGCCTGGAGTTCTCTGAGACGAG ACTATCAAACTTGGTGGAGACTCCAAAGATTGTGAGGAAACTGTCATGGGTGGAAAACCTCTGGCCTGAAGAGTCTGTGTTTGAACGCCCTAATGTGCAGAAGTACTGCTTAATGGGAGTGAAGGATAGCTACACAGACTTCCACATTGACTTTGGAGGCACTTCAGTATGGTACCATGTCCTGaag GGCGAGAAAATCTTCTATCTGATTTCCCCCACCCCAGCCAACTTGGCACTTTTTGAGCGGTGGAGTTCCTCATCTAACCAGAATGAGATGTTCTTTGGAGACCAAGTTGATATGTGTTACAAGTGCTCTGTCAAACAAGGAAACACCTTGTTCATTCCGACAG GCTGGATTCATGCTGTACTGACTCCAGTCGACTGCCTCGCCTTTGGAGGAAACTTCTTGCATAGTCTCAACATCGATATGCAGCTGCG GGCATATGAAATAGAGAAGAGATTAAGCACAGCAGACCTATTCAGATTTCCCAACTTTGAGACTGTGTGCTGGTATGTTGGAAAGCATCTTCTTGATACTTTCAGAG GTTTGAGAGAAAACCGCAGACACCCTGCCACTTACCTGGTTCATGGAGCTAAGGCCCTTAACAATGCTTTCCGCAGCTGGACCCGTAAAGAG GCTTTAGCAGAGCATGAAGTAGAAATTCCGGAAACCATTAACACTCAGACACTAGTGAAGGACTTGGCCAAGGAGATTCGTCTGGTTGAG GACATCTTCCAGCAAAACATTGGCCGCACCGGACCTCAGTTTCCTGGCTCACCACTCTCTAAAGCTCCCCTGACCACCTCTCAGAATTCAGGACGCCCCcctggaaaaaagaaaggaccCAAGCCCAAGGAAGTGTTAGGGGGTCTTGGGCTCCCAGGAACCAAGAAGAAGAGCCAGAAAGGGCTACTTAAGGCAGAAGCAGGAGAACTTGACCTCATTGAGATTCACACCAAACATACGCTCAAAAAATTTCAACCTGGGAAAtccaaaaacaagaacaag TTGGATATGCCTTTAGAGGAGTTTGAAGGaaagttaaataaaagcaaactgaaACTTGTGTTGACAAATGGGAAAATTCAAGG TAAGAAGGACGGCAGCAGCAATGGTGCAGGAAGTGCAGGAAAGTACAAACATCTTGCCATGGAGGGATCAAGTTTGTCTGACTTGGAGTCCGAGGACGAGCTTCAGATTGATGAGACCCCTCCTCCACGACGTAAGCCTGCAGGACCtagcaagaaaaagaaattaagtg GTCTTCCCAGGAAGCTGCCGAGAGCCAAACCCTGCTCTGACCCCAATCGCGTCAGGGAGCCTGGAGAGGTAGACTTTGACATTGAG GAGGATTACACCACAGATGAAGAAGCACTAGCTGCTCATGGGGTGAAGGGTGGTGCAGGAGGCATTCTGGACTTATTGAAAGCCAGCAAGCAAGTGGCGGGCTTGGACTCTGCAGCACTCAG TGAGGAAGCCCCCGCCTCTCCAAGTACCCGTGATGCCATTCAGGGTATGCTGTCCATGGCCAACCCCCCTTCCTCGtcctcgtcttcttcctcttcgtcTCCCTTATCTATTTCTGGAGGCCTTACCGAGGGATTGGGGAAGGTCAAGGAAAAAGGTGGCAGGGCTGTATGGGTGACGGGAGGGGTCAAAAAGACAGGAAGTCCCGAAAAGAAACCCGTCATCGAGCGGCCTGGTAAACGGCCAATTAAACGACCAGCCCGTCACCTCAGTGATGAGGAGAGTCCAGATGAGCAAGAGACTCTGGGAACCTGTTTTAAAGACTCAGACTATG TTTACCCATCCTTGGAGTCTGATGAGGAGGACCATGCCAACAAGGCTAAGATGAAGCGAAAGAAAAACTGGGATGACACACCTTGGAGTCCAAAAG CCAGGGTGATGCCTACCCTTCCCAAACAGGATCGACCAGCCAGGGAAGGGGCCAGAGTCGCATCTGTGGAAACTGGActagcagcagctgctgccaagCTGGCACAACAA GAACAGCAAAAGCCTGCTAAAAGGAAGTACACCAAAAAGCAGcgtcctcctgctcctgtagtcactcctctccctgttcaGACTGAGCCAGCCCCACCTTCACCACCACCTGCTCCAGAGTCTGCAGCAGACTTCAGcccagagaggaggatggatTACTTCTCTGCTAGTCTGCTGGATCATGAATACACAGCAGGACCAGGGCCTTTTGGCCCTGGAGGCCCTAGAGGCAGTGGAGCCATGGCCCCTGGTGTATTTCTCACTTCACGCCGACCTTCACTGTCTCCGCAGAACAGCAGCTCTCACTCTGGTGCATCCCCTGCAGGTTTAGCTAGCCAAGGCACAACAGGGGTTGGCCAAG GGAGACGTCCAAAGAAAGGACTTGCAACTGCGAAACAAAGACTTGGAAAAATTCTGAAAATCCACCGCAATGGCAAACTTCTTTTGTGA
- the phf8 gene encoding histone lysine demethylase PHF8 isoform X2, giving the protein MASVPVYCLCRLPYDVTRFMIECDICQDWFHGSCVGVEEDKAAEIDLYHCPNCQVTHGPSVMRKRRGGNKQTDYGAAGARDPSRPVKTGSPQFVRELRSRTFPNADEVLLKPSGAQLTVEFLEEHSFSVPVMVLRRDGLGMTLPPSSFSVSDVEHHIGADKEIDVIDVSRQCDLKMRLGDFVEYYNSPNRERVLNVISLEFSETRLSNLVETPKIVRKLSWVENLWPEESVFERPNVQKYCLMGVKDSYTDFHIDFGGTSVWYHVLKGEKIFYLISPTPANLALFERWSSSSNQNEMFFGDQVDMCYKCSVKQGNTLFIPTGWIHAVLTPVDCLAFGGNFLHSLNIDMQLRAYEIEKRLSTADLFRFPNFETVCWYVGKHLLDTFRGLRENRRHPATYLVHGAKALNNAFRSWTRKEALAEHEVEIPETINTQTLVKDLAKEIRLVEDIFQQNIGRTGPQFPGSPLSKAPLTTSQNSGRPPGKKKGPKPKEVLGGLGLPGTKKKSQKGLLKAEAGELDLIEIHTKHTLKKFQPGKSKNKNKVWGLTCQSSGISKKDGSSNGAGSAGKYKHLAMEGSSLSDLESEDELQIDETPPPRRKPAGPSKKKKLSGLPRKLPRAKPCSDPNRVREPGEVDFDIEEDYTTDEEALAAHGVKGGAGGILDLLKASKQVAGLDSAALSEEAPASPSTRDAIQGMLSMANPPSSSSSSSSSSPLSISGGLTEGLGKVKEKGGRAVWVTGGVKKTGSPEKKPVIERPGKRPIKRPARHLSDEESPDEQETLGTCFKDSDYVYPSLESDEEDHANKAKMKRKKNWDDTPWSPKARVMPTLPKQDRPAREGARVASVETGLAAAAAKLAQQEQQKPAKRKYTKKQRPPAPVVTPLPVQTEPAPPSPPPAPESAADFSPERRMDYFSASLLDHEYTAGPGPFGPGGPRGSGAMAPGVFLTSRRPSLSPQNSSSHSGASPAGLASQGTTGVGQGRRPKKGLATAKQRLGKILKIHRNGKLLL; this is encoded by the exons atgGCATCAGTGCCAGTGTACTGCTTGTGTCGCCTACCATATGATGTCACGCGCTTCATGATTGAGTGTGACATTTGTCAAGACTGGTTCCATGGAAG ctgTGTTGGAGTGGAGGAGGACAAAGCAGCTGAGATTGACCTGTATCACTGCCCCAACTGTCAGGTCACCCATGGGCCCTCTGTCA tgcGCAAACGCCGTGGAGGCAATAAGCAGACAGATTATGGTGCTGCTGGAGCAAGAGATCCAAGTCGGCCTGTTAAGACAGGCAGTCCACAGTTTGTTAGGGAGCTACGGAGCCGCACCTTCCCAAA TGCTGATGAAGTCTTGCTAAAGCCGTCTGGGGCTCAGCTGACAGTTGAGTTCCTGGAAGAGCATTCATTCAGTGTTCCTGTCATGGTGCTAAGGCGGGATGGCCTTGGTATGACCCTTCCTCCATCATCATTCAGCGTCAGTGATGTCGAGCACCACATCG GCGCAGACAAAGAGATTGATGTAATTGATGTGTCTCGTCAGTGTGACCTGAAGATGCGGTTGGGAGATTTTGTTGAATACTACAACAGTcccaacagagagagagtgcttAATGTCATCAGCCTGGAGTTCTCTGAGACGAG ACTATCAAACTTGGTGGAGACTCCAAAGATTGTGAGGAAACTGTCATGGGTGGAAAACCTCTGGCCTGAAGAGTCTGTGTTTGAACGCCCTAATGTGCAGAAGTACTGCTTAATGGGAGTGAAGGATAGCTACACAGACTTCCACATTGACTTTGGAGGCACTTCAGTATGGTACCATGTCCTGaag GGCGAGAAAATCTTCTATCTGATTTCCCCCACCCCAGCCAACTTGGCACTTTTTGAGCGGTGGAGTTCCTCATCTAACCAGAATGAGATGTTCTTTGGAGACCAAGTTGATATGTGTTACAAGTGCTCTGTCAAACAAGGAAACACCTTGTTCATTCCGACAG GCTGGATTCATGCTGTACTGACTCCAGTCGACTGCCTCGCCTTTGGAGGAAACTTCTTGCATAGTCTCAACATCGATATGCAGCTGCG GGCATATGAAATAGAGAAGAGATTAAGCACAGCAGACCTATTCAGATTTCCCAACTTTGAGACTGTGTGCTGGTATGTTGGAAAGCATCTTCTTGATACTTTCAGAG GTTTGAGAGAAAACCGCAGACACCCTGCCACTTACCTGGTTCATGGAGCTAAGGCCCTTAACAATGCTTTCCGCAGCTGGACCCGTAAAGAG GCTTTAGCAGAGCATGAAGTAGAAATTCCGGAAACCATTAACACTCAGACACTAGTGAAGGACTTGGCCAAGGAGATTCGTCTGGTTGAG GACATCTTCCAGCAAAACATTGGCCGCACCGGACCTCAGTTTCCTGGCTCACCACTCTCTAAAGCTCCCCTGACCACCTCTCAGAATTCAGGACGCCCCcctggaaaaaagaaaggaccCAAGCCCAAGGAAGTGTTAGGGGGTCTTGGGCTCCCAGGAACCAAGAAGAAGAGCCAGAAAGGGCTACTTAAGGCAGAAGCAGGAGAACTTGACCTCATTGAGATTCACACCAAACATACGCTCAAAAAATTTCAACCTGGGAAAtccaaaaacaagaacaag GTTTGGGGTCTTACCTGTCAATCCTCTGGCATTAGTAAGAAGGACGGCAGCAGCAATGGTGCAGGAAGTGCAGGAAAGTACAAACATCTTGCCATGGAGGGATCAAGTTTGTCTGACTTGGAGTCCGAGGACGAGCTTCAGATTGATGAGACCCCTCCTCCACGACGTAAGCCTGCAGGACCtagcaagaaaaagaaattaagtg GTCTTCCCAGGAAGCTGCCGAGAGCCAAACCCTGCTCTGACCCCAATCGCGTCAGGGAGCCTGGAGAGGTAGACTTTGACATTGAG GAGGATTACACCACAGATGAAGAAGCACTAGCTGCTCATGGGGTGAAGGGTGGTGCAGGAGGCATTCTGGACTTATTGAAAGCCAGCAAGCAAGTGGCGGGCTTGGACTCTGCAGCACTCAG TGAGGAAGCCCCCGCCTCTCCAAGTACCCGTGATGCCATTCAGGGTATGCTGTCCATGGCCAACCCCCCTTCCTCGtcctcgtcttcttcctcttcgtcTCCCTTATCTATTTCTGGAGGCCTTACCGAGGGATTGGGGAAGGTCAAGGAAAAAGGTGGCAGGGCTGTATGGGTGACGGGAGGGGTCAAAAAGACAGGAAGTCCCGAAAAGAAACCCGTCATCGAGCGGCCTGGTAAACGGCCAATTAAACGACCAGCCCGTCACCTCAGTGATGAGGAGAGTCCAGATGAGCAAGAGACTCTGGGAACCTGTTTTAAAGACTCAGACTATG TTTACCCATCCTTGGAGTCTGATGAGGAGGACCATGCCAACAAGGCTAAGATGAAGCGAAAGAAAAACTGGGATGACACACCTTGGAGTCCAAAAG CCAGGGTGATGCCTACCCTTCCCAAACAGGATCGACCAGCCAGGGAAGGGGCCAGAGTCGCATCTGTGGAAACTGGActagcagcagctgctgccaagCTGGCACAACAA GAACAGCAAAAGCCTGCTAAAAGGAAGTACACCAAAAAGCAGcgtcctcctgctcctgtagtcactcctctccctgttcaGACTGAGCCAGCCCCACCTTCACCACCACCTGCTCCAGAGTCTGCAGCAGACTTCAGcccagagaggaggatggatTACTTCTCTGCTAGTCTGCTGGATCATGAATACACAGCAGGACCAGGGCCTTTTGGCCCTGGAGGCCCTAGAGGCAGTGGAGCCATGGCCCCTGGTGTATTTCTCACTTCACGCCGACCTTCACTGTCTCCGCAGAACAGCAGCTCTCACTCTGGTGCATCCCCTGCAGGTTTAGCTAGCCAAGGCACAACAGGGGTTGGCCAAG GGAGACGTCCAAAGAAAGGACTTGCAACTGCGAAACAAAGACTTGGAAAAATTCTGAAAATCCACCGCAATGGCAAACTTCTTTTGTGA